The following are encoded in a window of Salinibacter ruber DSM 13855 genomic DNA:
- a CDS encoding four helix bundle protein: protein MATIERFEKLEVWKTARKLTNRVYKHTQQEPFAKDFGRRDQIQRASVSVMSNIAEGFESRTQSIFVDHLGRARGSAGEVRAQLYVASDQGYLSDAEFEATYDLADKASRQLFRLIQYLESKPNASRVREKPASGRKASSTKSTWTHRSDLLRPNVPTSNVPTFQR from the coding sequence ATGGCCACAATCGAGCGCTTCGAGAAACTTGAGGTCTGGAAAACCGCCCGGAAACTGACCAACCGCGTTTACAAGCACACCCAGCAGGAGCCTTTTGCCAAAGATTTCGGGCGGCGCGACCAGATCCAGCGAGCCTCGGTGTCGGTCATGAGCAACATTGCGGAGGGCTTTGAGAGCCGAACGCAGAGCATCTTCGTGGATCATCTCGGCCGGGCCCGAGGGTCAGCGGGCGAGGTGCGCGCACAGCTTTACGTCGCCTCCGATCAAGGCTACCTGTCCGACGCCGAGTTCGAGGCCACCTACGACCTCGCCGACAAGGCCTCCCGACAGCTATTTCGGCTGATTCAGTACCTGGAATCGAAACCCAATGCCTCCCGCGTCCGGGAGAAACCCGCGTCCGGGAGAAAAGCGTCGAGTACCAAATCAACCTGGACACACCGGAGTGACCTTCTCCGGCCTAACGTTCCAACGTCCAACGTACCAACGTTCCAACGATGA